One stretch of Narcine bancroftii isolate sNarBan1 chromosome 8, sNarBan1.hap1, whole genome shotgun sequence DNA includes these proteins:
- the ttc36 gene encoding tetratricopeptide repeat protein 36 isoform X2 codes for MASPRDQAVLQAIFNPNNPFGDDLCLEGEGELTDDESGDIDAAMEAFDQAIAIIPERASAYNNRAQALRLKGDNTGALSDLNKAVELSEGKGRTACQALVQRGLLYRLNQQDPEALHDFQQAAGLGNKFARKQVTLMNPYAALCNRMLAEMMTNVIKPEPPSV; via the exons ATGGCAAGCCCCAGAGACCAGGCTGTACTGCAGGCCATCTTCAACCCGAACAACCCCTTCGGGGATGATCTCTGCTTGGAAGGGGAGGGCGAGCTGACCGATGACG AGTCTGGGGACATTGATGCTGCCATGGAGGCATTTGATCAAGCCATCGCAATCATTCCCGAGCGAGCATCGGCTTACAACAATCGCGCACAAGCTCTTCGACTGAAGGGAGATAACACAG gggctctgagtGACCTGAACaaagcagtggagctgagtgaggGCAAGGGGCGGACAGCCTGCCAGGCCTTGGTTCAACGCGGCCTCCTCTACCGACTCAACCAACAGGACCCAGAGGCTCTGCATGACTTCCAGCAAGCAGCAGGTCTCGGCAATAAGTTCGCGAGGAAGCAAGTGACCCTCATGAACCCGTATGCTGCTCTGTGCAACCGCATGCTGGCAGAGATGATGACCAATGTCATAAAACCTGAGCCACCGTCAGTGTGA
- the ttc36 gene encoding tetratricopeptide repeat protein 36 isoform X1, with protein MASPRDQAVLQAIFNPNNPFGDDLCLEGEGELTDDDSRFDSALVAQAKELELRGMFLAESGDIDAAMEAFDQAIAIIPERASAYNNRAQALRLKGDNTGALSDLNKAVELSEGKGRTACQALVQRGLLYRLNQQDPEALHDFQQAAGLGNKFARKQVTLMNPYAALCNRMLAEMMTNVIKPEPPSV; from the exons ATGGCAAGCCCCAGAGACCAGGCTGTACTGCAGGCCATCTTCAACCCGAACAACCCCTTCGGGGATGATCTCTGCTTGGAAGGGGAGGGCGAGCTGACCGATGACG ATAGTAGATTTGATTCCGCGCTTGTGGCACAGGCTAAAGAGTTGGAACTGCGTGGAATGTTTTTGGCAGAGTCTGGGGACATTGATGCTGCCATGGAGGCATTTGATCAAGCCATCGCAATCATTCCCGAGCGAGCATCGGCTTACAACAATCGCGCACAAGCTCTTCGACTGAAGGGAGATAACACAG gggctctgagtGACCTGAACaaagcagtggagctgagtgaggGCAAGGGGCGGACAGCCTGCCAGGCCTTGGTTCAACGCGGCCTCCTCTACCGACTCAACCAACAGGACCCAGAGGCTCTGCATGACTTCCAGCAAGCAGCAGGTCTCGGCAATAAGTTCGCGAGGAAGCAAGTGACCCTCATGAACCCGTATGCTGCTCTGTGCAACCGCATGCTGGCAGAGATGATGACCAATGTCATAAAACCTGAGCCACCGTCAGTGTGA